In Fragaria vesca subsp. vesca linkage group LG5, FraVesHawaii_1.0, whole genome shotgun sequence, the genomic stretch ATAACATGTGTCCTAGAGAAATGGGGTTGGATATAACACACAGAAATCCCTAATCAGCGTGTACAGTTTCAAAAAATTATTGAACTTCTTACATGAAGTATGCCCACTTGGGAAGCTTTTGTGTCCTTCCTTAATGACACTCTTCTTTCCAGTACACATGACATTCTTTGTGATACGATCAAACACCTGGACATGGATTACTTGTATGTCATTGTGTGTACCAAGAATTAGCAGTGCAGGTTTATGTCAATAAAATATCAAAAGATAGAAAAATTGAAAATGTTAGAAGTCCCACCCCTTTTCCATCAGGGAAACAACGCCAAAAGAAGTCTGGACGAGGTCGTCCAACACCATCTTTGATTGCATCGGTTAAAACAGCGGTTATGAAGACAGAAAACAGAAGGCCTGAGAATGAACATCAAAGGTGGCATTGATATCATGATAACACAACATGCAAATCTACTGTCCAAGATATGAACCACGAATGAATGACAGAAGAATTACCTAAAATGGCATGGTGTAGATCATAGACATCCCTTCTGATGAAGTAGTAAACAAGAATAATGGCAAGAGGTAACAGTATTGCAATTATCTGTAACCAGAAAGTTAAAAATAAGACACGAGACCCTCATGCGACTTTACTTTATTAGCACTTCTATCAGTGATATTATTTTCTTGCAACCAAAACTTACCGGAACACTCCAGACGGGAACCGTATTGTCTTTCAGAGGGTATTTCAAGTCTGTCATCATATCCTCTCCAACAAATCGGTGAAAAGGCTCTATCAAGTTCAGACCAAGATCTATGGCTGCAAGAACAACCAGAATGATCCAATCATGCATATGAAACCTCGCCACTTGCACTCCATGAGACCTTACGGTGTGAGAACCCAACAGAATCTCCGGCATTTTCAACTAACCAGGAAAAGAAAACAAATTAAAAACGGTAAAAGCTAATTGATGGGAAGAGAGAAAGGTGAAAGTAGTACAGTATCAAACAAATATAAGAAGCAATAAACCACTGCTAGCTTAGCGGTCTAAATTCTAAAGTTTCCTTCAATATGCAAAAATTTGTGCCGCGATCTACAAACAATCAATCAACTTATAATCACACACTGCTTAGCAACTGAAAAGCATCATAAACAACTGTACTATCTAATACAAAATTATGCACTAATCCTACCGAAAACAAAAGATTCCGAAAACTGATGAAAAGAAATCAGAAATTACTCTCACTGGCATTTCGAAAGAGCAGAAGCTTGCTGCAGAAAACGATTCAGAATCCACCTAATTTCGACGAAACTTATAAACCGAACAATCTCAAAACGTCACTACCAATAAAGCCGGCACATAATCCTAGCTCAGATAAAGCCTAACCGAGCAGATTCAACCGAGTTGATTGAAAAAGCTACCTGCAATTTCGGCTTCTTGTATATATTTTAGTTCAAATTCAAATTCTAGGCAACCAAACCCTAACATCGGGACAAATCAAACCAAAATGAGCTGCACATGCACACGGATTTCAACGCGCATAGAATTTGTGTGTGTTAAGCATAATGTGCATAAAAAATTACAGCACTAACTAAGAGAGAGACTTACGAGTAAAACTTGTTCGCAATCGAGCGAGTCTGTGACAGAATGAGCGATCGAGACTTCTGGAGTGGTTTTGACAGCGATCAGAACGCGGTGGAGTGGATTCCGATGACGGAAAAGCGCGTGCAGCGAGTGAGCCGGAGACAGCTTAGCTGGTGGAGAAGTCACTATCCGTTAAATCTCTACTGTAGAGAGGAAGAAGACGACGAAGAAGAAGAAGGTGGAGGAATTCGAAATGGCTTGGAATTTGGGGGTGTTGATTTGTCTGTTACTATAAGATTCAAAGCTAGTATTTAAGCCTTTTATGGATTTCAAAGAGGGAGTCGACGAAAAGAGAAAGAGTGCTTATTGCTGGCTGGGGGCGGCGTTACTCACCACGCGCACTGTGACAGCTTGATTTGGAATTTACGGGAAGTAAATCTTACGGATTTGGATTTTACGGGAAGTAAATCTTATGAATTTGGAAAGAAGATAAGTCTGGTGTAGTCAAGACGAATTGAAATGAATTTCCCAAAGTAATCCTGTTTGTCAGATTAGAAAGGGTGAGCGGAATTCAACTCTGGTGATTACTAGTAATTTGCCTGTAAAAGCAAGTATGTATATTAGCAGAATTTTCCGTAATTTAGACGATGGTAATTTTGTTTACTCTATAAAGAATGTGAGAATTGTCATGATGAAACCGGATTGCGATTTCAAACTTCAGAAAGCAAAAATTATCCCCATTTTTTCATCAAGGCTAATTGTCCGATTATTTTCCGTTCTGCTTTGACACTCTTTATATCCCATACCATATTCGTTACTTGTTCTTGGTGTGAAGTTGATAACTTGGTATACCGGCCTTTTGCACTTTACCTTTCTCATTTTAAAGAAAAGGAGACCCGGAGAAGGTGTCACTGGTCATTAGTTAGATTAGAAGATAAACAAAATTAGAAGCCAAGCTAGTAGCACATTTTTTTTTTCGATCAAGAAGCTAGTAGCACATTACCAAACTCCAAATATTGATTTATGAGTTGGTCTTAAAAACCAATAAAAATCAGGGTTCATATGGGCGTGGTTGAACAGCTAGGAAAGCAAATAAAATGGTTGAATAATCGAGTCCTAAATCCTAATCAAGGCAGGCCAACTAGCAAACCAGGACAAGGTCCAAAGGCAGAAAACCAAACCCACACTCATCCATGTGTGTTGCTATTTCTTTGATTGTTTCCAATGATGTTAATAATCTCCCATCCTTGTTTATATTTAAGTTCTAAGGAAGCATCATCGGTATTCATTAAGCATTCAGGTATTCACAAAACCGTGACTATCAAGCTAAGATCTGCATATAGCATCCAAGGATTCCAAGCTACAGAAGATGTGTTTAACTAGAACCTAGTATAAACATAAGTGATTAGGCAGCAAAGGACATGATCAAGAGGCATTGTTGTTATCACCTCCTCGGCTCCTCCCAGATTCCATTTCATCCGGCTACAGGCTTGTGTAGTTATTCGAAGCATATGATGTAAATGCAATACTGGTGTCATTCTGTGCAGGGACATGTTGAATCCCATTATGAACCCCCATGACCTGCACACTGAGTGCATTGGAAGTGGTCGCCGCGCTTGAATTGCTACGTGTCTCCTCTAATGCTCGGAAATATGCATAAGGACCCCAACCTGATAGTACAGAAGAACCAGCAAATCCATCAGAACAGTATTTCTTGACAGCAAGTGCAACATACAGAGAGCAAAAATATGCAGGAAAAAAAGGGTGAAAAAATGACCTTCATCATGATAAGGGGCAGGAAAGAACTGCCGGTAGCAAAATGCAGCCACAACAAATCCTACAAGATATGAACTCATAACAAATTAATCTCAAATAACTTATTTCTGCACTATGCAGCATCAAATAAAAAATTTAGAAAGGTATATAACACAGACCTAACAGACTTCCAGCAAAGACATCTTGCCAATGGTGCCAATAGTCAGATACTCTGGACACCGCAACAAGAGAAGCACCCAGTAGAGGAAGGGCGACAATGCATAGTTTCGCAACATGCCCTTTTCTATCAAAAACTTTAATCTTTCCACTCAAGTATAAGGCGAGGAAGCCTAAGCCTGCAAACGACCCTGAAGAGCAATGACAAAGTATCATCATATGTAGCATTTTTGGTGAACATATTAACAATAACAGAGCAGGAAGCATTGCTTACCTGAAGCATGGCCACTGGGGAAACTCTTATACCCTTCCTTCATGACACTGGCCTTACCATGGCACATCACATCTCCCCACGTATCATCATAAGACTACAAAAAATAAAAGCATAGATCAATACAAACACCATTCAGAACAGGTTTTTAATCTTCAGAAAAAAAGGGTAACATACGTCTTTTCCATCAGGAAAGCAGCGCCAAAAGAAATCTGGTCTAGGACGCCCAACTCCATTTTTAATTGCTTCAGTAATGACAACAGTAACCAACACAGAAAATAACAGGCCTGCTCATATAGACAGCAGATTACATACACAAGTGACGAAAATAACACAAACCATTCAAGTGTTCTTATTCAAGCAAAAAAAAAAAAATACACAAGCGAAAAATGGATTACCAAGAATGCTGTGGTGAAGATCATACACATCCTTCCGACGCACATAGAACAAAAGGAAAATGGCAATGGGGAGCAATACTGCATACACCTGAATCATATCAATGGAAACATCAATCCCCACAAACTAGTAAAAAACCGATCACTAGCTGCGAAACACATTAACATAGTGAATATTCGAATTCTCTTACAGGAACAGCCCAAGCAGGCACAGTGTTCTCTTTCAAGGGGTACTTGAGATCAGTCATCATATCCTTCCCCACGAAACGGTGGAAAGGCTCAATGATATACAACACAATCTCTATGACACCAAGAAGCACAAGTATGAGCCAGTCATGCTTGTGGTTCTTGGCAACCGCAACTCCATGAGACTTGATGGTATACGTGCCCAGTCGATCACCCTGCACCGCCTGCAACACACCACATTAACACAAAACTCTTTAATTACTGCACTGATCATAAACACGATTAACCGATGATTAAACTAAACCCGGTAATTTTAATCATCACCACAAACCTGGAAGTGAAATAGACTACGGAAACTAGAAACAAGGGAACCAAGATTCCACCAACCCATTACGAACCGGAACCTTACAGTAGTCAAGTCTTCCTCAACAATAATCTCAGTCACTAAAACAATAATTGAGATCGAAATCCACAAACAGCAGAATCTTATCACTAAAACAATAATTGAGGGAAAAAGGAAGAAAAAAAAGTAGTGGGGATTGAAGGAAAGTGAGGGCCTATTTGTAGCGCGAGCCAAAGTGGAAATTTGAAAGGGTGGGATGGACGTGTCAGCAAAATTTTACCTTAAAAAAAAAGACTGGGACGTGTTCTTGGTGCCAAATGCCAATGAGTTTACAAAGAAAAAATGGAGGAAATGGAGTTGGTGGAGCCGAAGAGACGGTTATGGTCTATGTCTTTGGATCGACGTTGAATACAATGTGAGGGGCTTAAATTGTGTGAGGATGAACAAGGCTCGAGGATATATGAGATAAGTCGATAACGACCTTGTTGGGATTTTTCTTTTTCTTTTTTGTTTTGAAAAGTTTGGGTTGGAAAATTTGAATCTGCGGTTTGTTTTTGTCTCTGTGTATTTGGAGTTGAACTTGAACAGGTAACTGATCGGAGGTGTTGACTAATACGGTGGGGTGGCTTGACTTGGTTTATAAGAATATTATGCATGGGGGTATATAGTTCAGTGTGGGTCGCAGTGGCCTAATGGGAAGGTTGGTAGGAGGGGGACGACGTCGTTTAAGAGGTAAATAGAGAAGCGCGGGTGACAGGCTGGGCCGGATTAAAGGTGGTTGATACGGCGGTTACCGGCGGGACGATTGGGTCAGTCATGAGTCATGACGAACTGCGTAGCCTAACCGCGTGAACGGTTTTTTCGGATGCCAATAAAGAATGACCACTTTTGAAATATATAATCAAAAATTGAAAAATTAAAAAATGACCTGGTCATCTGCTAGTCTTTTTTTTTCTTAGTTTTTTGGTTTTTTTTTTGTTATAAAAGATGCTTCTTCTATGGGTTGGTTTATTTTACTTTTATTAGGATCTTTAAGTTAAGGATTAATTGAGAACTTTTCGGCATATTTAACTTTTCGATCTTCTATCCACATCTTGATCGTTCAATTTATAAGTATTTATAAGTAGATCATTTTTGCAAATTTTCAGCCATATTGAAAATCTTTAAGGCATTCATAAGTGTGATTTACCAATTATGAACTTGAACGGTTCATATTTGACAGATTTGGTTCGTCCATTAATTTGATCTAGTTTGTTACCTTAACGAATACCAATTTAGCTGAAATTTGTAGAAATGATCTACTCATATAGACCTAAAAATTGAACGGATGAGATGTCAAAATGTGATAAAAAAATAGCTCTTTTAAATCATAAACCAAAAAGTCATAAACTAGTCCTTAACTTAAGGGTCTTCACTAAAAGGGCTCCCCGTTTTTAACTTTTTGTTAGTGAAAAAAAAAAGGGTTGGTAAGTTAGCGTTATTAAGGCGATGTATTGTAGTAGTAAATTTTCTTATGCCAAGCTTGCCATCTTTTATTGAAGCTATCAAATTTTTATTTTTGTTGAATTGTTTGTTGTCGATTTACCAGCCAATGTACACCCATAAACGCCATTGAAATTTTATGAACGAGTTTTATGTCTCGGCTAATCAGTAGATGATAATATGTTGGACGGAGAACTGCTCTCTGACGGTGCATAACAAAAATACATTCGCCGTCAGCAACAGAGCTCGCTAGCTAGCTAAAAGTATGCATATGTATATTTTGCTCAGGCTTAAGAACACGAAATTTCTACTCGAAAGTAAAAAAGGAACACAAACTTACCTGCAGCAGAAACGATTGAGTGTTGTTGATCGATCTCCTGAGTTTCACACTTGGTATTCTCCTCTGAGCTATGCTTGTAGAGCGCTATGGGTATTGGGTAGAGATAGATTGATACGTACTCTTAGATGATAGCTAGAGCAGGGACCAAGCACTTCACAATTTTCCAATAGTAGTGACAATTTAATTGCTGCATTAATTCTTCGGTCAATATTGATAACTCCACAGAAACTTACAGCATAGGAGATTGAATCATTGAAAGATCGTTCGTCGTAGGCTCATATATATAGCTGAACAGAAAAGATCAACGATCATAATCACGACATCAACTCCGGCTCACTGCTCACCAGCATCGAGTCATCGACACCGACGGCACGACTACACCACTAACATT encodes the following:
- the LOC101304187 gene encoding lipid phosphate phosphatase 2-like, which gives rise to MPVRLKMPEILLGSHTVRSHGVQVARFHMHDWIILVVLAAIDLGLNLIEPFHRFVGEDMMTDLKYPLKDNTVPVWSVPIIAILLPLAIILVYYFIRRDVYDLHHAILGLLFSVFITAVLTDAIKDGVGRPRPDFFWRCFPDGKGVFDRITKNVMCTGKKSVIKEGHKSFPSGHTSWSFAGLTFLAWYLSGKVRVFDRKGHVAKLCIVFAPLLLAAMVGVSRVDDYWHHWQDVFAGGLLGVTVSSFCYLQFFPPPYDTDGWGPHAYFQMLADSANAQPLSTNANNLNVQQAELESIYIHHQQVVEASHSQTSSGDTNPMLNGGRIH
- the LOC101304478 gene encoding putative lipid phosphate phosphatase 3, chloroplastic-like codes for the protein MGWWNLGSLVSSFRSLFHFQAVQGDRLGTYTIKSHGVAVAKNHKHDWLILVLLGVIEIVLYIIEPFHRFVGKDMMTDLKYPLKENTVPAWAVPVYAVLLPIAIFLLFYVRRKDVYDLHHSILGLLFSVLVTVVITEAIKNGVGRPRPDFFWRCFPDGKDSYDDTWGDVMCHGKASVMKEGYKSFPSGHASGSFAGLGFLALYLSGKIKVFDRKGHVAKLCIVALPLLGASLVAVSRVSDYWHHWQDVFAGSLLGFVVAAFCYRQFFPAPYHDEGWGPYAYFRALEETRSNSSAATTSNALSVQVMGVHNGIQHVPAQNDTSIAFTSYASNNYTSL